TACAGAATATTCCCAATATTCATTACCTTCCTAAGGTTTTTTTCCTGGATGATTGGTCTGATATCCAATGAGACCTGAATTCTGGCTGAAAAACTGTGAAGTCTGATTTCCAGTAGAATGTTGTCTAATACTAATTCATTACATTCATAGAGTTTCTCTCAtgcgtgagttctgtgagattgTCTTAGTACTGATTTCTTGCTAAAAGTTTTCCTAATTCCCTACATTTAAAGGATTTCTCACTTGTGTGAGTGCAATTAGAATTAGGGCTCACTTACACCTGAAATATTTTCCACATTGCTtacttcataaggtttttgctttGCATGTGTTTTCTGATGTTCTCTGAAGTCTGACTTCCAGCTGAAAACTTTCCCACATTCATCACATTCATACGGTCTCTCCCTGTGATTTCTTTGATGAGCTTTAAGGTAAGAATTTCGGtagaaggctttcccacactgattacattcatagggtttctcaccTGTGTGTGTTATCTGATGTAATCTCAGGTCTGATTTACAGCGgaaagctttcccacattcattacattcgtAAGGTTTCTCCCCTGTGTGTATTCTCTGATGTTGGGTGAGGGCTGACTTACAGCTTAAAGTTctcccacattctttacattcaaaGGGTTTCTGTCTGGTGTGAGTTCTCTGGTGTAGGGTAAGGCAAGACTTCCACCTAAAAGATTTTCCACATTCTTCACATTTGTATGGTCTCTCTGCCATATGAATTCTCTTATGTAGTCGTAGGTGTGAATTATACTTGAAACCTTTCCTACACTCATCACATTTATACGGTCTCTCCCCTGTGTGAGTTCTTTGATGTTTTATTAGGATTGACTTATACCTGAAACTTTTCCTACATACATTACATTCATTAGGTGTTTCCCCTCGGTGGGTTTTCTTATGTTCACCCAAATATGACTTCAGCTTGAAACATTTCCCACATTCATCACATTTATAAGGTCTCTCTCCtgtgtgaattctctgatgtcCTCTTAGAGCTGACTTAGAGCCAAACCATTTCCCACATTCTTCACatttatagggtttctctcctgtgtgggTTCTCTGATGTAGTCTAAGGATTGACTTCAGCTTGAAAGATTTCCCAcatttttcacatatatatgGTCTCTCACTTGTGTGAGTCGTCTGATGTTCTCTAAGGAGCGACTTACACCTGAAACATTTCttacattcattacattcatagggtttttcccctgtgtgaattctctgatgttCTCTAAGGAGTGACTTACATCTGAAACATTTCctacattcattacattcatatGGTTTTTCCCCCGTGTGAATCCTCTGATGTTCACTGAAGTGTGACTTTCGGATGAAAGATTTCCCACACTGTTCACATTTATAGGGCCTCTCGCCGGTGTGAGTGATCTGATGTTTGCTTAGGTAAGACTTCAGCTTGAAAGAttttccacattcattacattcaaaGGATCTCTCCTCTGAGTGCATGCTCTGATATTTCCTTAGTCCTGACTTCTTGCTAAAAGTAGTCACATATTCATTACATTCGTAACATTTGTCCACTGTGTGAACTTTCTTATGTAAAATGAGGGTTGACTTCCTAGATAAGGGTTTTCCCCTCATAtgagttctctgacacacatttaAAGGTAACTGGCAGTTAAAGTCTTCCTTATTGCATTTGTTATAGTCACAAAATTTCTCTGCTGTGTGTGTTCTCTGATGTTCTTGGAGGTATGATTTTTTGATGGACGTTTTCCCTCCACTGTCAGTTCTCTGAAGTTGAGCAATCTGATGGAAATTATTCCCACATTGACTACATCCATCTTTATTAAATTCATAGTGATTCTTCTCTTCTGTGGGAATGCTCCAAGAGACAGCAAGGGTTGACTTATCAAATAGGTTTTTACCAAATTTATTATAAGATTTTAGTTTTGGTGTAATTGGTGTAATGAGGGCAGCCTTCTCAAGGAAAACTTTTCCGTGTTCATTATATTCAAA
The sequence above is drawn from the Elephas maximus indicus isolate mEleMax1 chromosome 9, mEleMax1 primary haplotype, whole genome shotgun sequence genome and encodes:
- the LOC126082359 gene encoding zinc finger protein 782-like isoform X2, coding for MSTSQASVSFRDVAVELTQEEWQHMGPAQRTLYRDVMLENYSHLVSVGYCFTKPEVIFKLEQGRDPCLSDEEFLNRSYAEYQLDDCLEKNLGNQDKRLCRVLFTTDKMLTSKQEKLAGKACKEGIDLFASRKMLCTDDTTGPAYLGLIPLAPHCNYSRKNDDEFNVCEKWLLRIWNERSNTVEESLAYYQNVKALSQEKKHIQHQTIQTLGQTFEYNEHGKVFLEKAALITPITPKLKSYNKFGKNLFDKSTLAVSWSIPTEEKNHYEFNKDGCSQCGNNFHQIAQLQRTDSGGKTSIKKSYLQEHQRTHTAEKFCDYNKCNKEDFNCQLPLNVCQRTHMRGKPLSRKSTLILHKKVHTVDKCYECNEYVTTFSKKSGLRKYQSMHSEERSFECNECGKSFKLKSYLSKHQITHTGERPYKCEQCGKSFIRKSHFSEHQRIHTGEKPYECNECRKCFRCKSLLREHQRIHTGEKPYECNECKKCFRCKSLLREHQTTHTSERPYICEKCGKSFKLKSILRLHQRTHTGEKPYKCEECGKWFGSKSALRGHQRIHTGERPYKCDECGKCFKLKSYLGEHKKTHRGETPNECNVCRKSFRYKSILIKHQRTHTGERPYKCDECRKGFKYNSHLRLHKRIHMAERPYKCEECGKSFRWKSCLTLHQRTHTRQKPFECKECGRTLSCKSALTQHQRIHTGEKPYECNECGKAFRCKSDLRLHQITHTGEKPYECNQCGKAFYRNSYLKAHQRNHRERPYECDECGKVFSWKSDFREHQKTHAKQKPYEVSNVENISGVSEP
- the LOC126082359 gene encoding zinc finger protein 782-like isoform X1, with the translated sequence MSPPQTVWQWRIWASFEMNELDVQFSTLTQEPQKMSTSQASVSFRDVAVELTQEEWQHMGPAQRTLYRDVMLENYSHLVSVGYCFTKPEVIFKLEQGRDPCLSDEEFLNRSYAEYQLDDCLEKNLGNQDKRLCRVLFTTDKMLTSKQEKLAGKACKEGIDLFASRKMLCTDDTTGPAYLGLIPLAPHCNYSRKNDDEFNVCEKWLLRIWNERSNTVEESLAYYQNVKALSQEKKHIQHQTIQTLGQTFEYNEHGKVFLEKAALITPITPKLKSYNKFGKNLFDKSTLAVSWSIPTEEKNHYEFNKDGCSQCGNNFHQIAQLQRTDSGGKTSIKKSYLQEHQRTHTAEKFCDYNKCNKEDFNCQLPLNVCQRTHMRGKPLSRKSTLILHKKVHTVDKCYECNEYVTTFSKKSGLRKYQSMHSEERSFECNECGKSFKLKSYLSKHQITHTGERPYKCEQCGKSFIRKSHFSEHQRIHTGEKPYECNECRKCFRCKSLLREHQRIHTGEKPYECNECKKCFRCKSLLREHQTTHTSERPYICEKCGKSFKLKSILRLHQRTHTGEKPYKCEECGKWFGSKSALRGHQRIHTGERPYKCDECGKCFKLKSYLGEHKKTHRGETPNECNVCRKSFRYKSILIKHQRTHTGERPYKCDECRKGFKYNSHLRLHKRIHMAERPYKCEECGKSFRWKSCLTLHQRTHTRQKPFECKECGRTLSCKSALTQHQRIHTGEKPYECNECGKAFRCKSDLRLHQITHTGEKPYECNQCGKAFYRNSYLKAHQRNHRERPYECDECGKVFSWKSDFREHQKTHAKQKPYEVSNVENISGVSEP
- the LOC126082359 gene encoding zinc finger protein 782-like isoform X3 — protein: MGPAQRTLYRDVMLENYSHLVSVGYCFTKPEVIFKLEQGRDPCLSDEEFLNRSYAEYQLDDCLEKNLGNQDKRLCRVLFTTDKMLTSKQEKLAGKACKEGIDLFASRKMLCTDDTTGPAYLGLIPLAPHCNYSRKNDDEFNVCEKWLLRIWNERSNTVEESLAYYQNVKALSQEKKHIQHQTIQTLGQTFEYNEHGKVFLEKAALITPITPKLKSYNKFGKNLFDKSTLAVSWSIPTEEKNHYEFNKDGCSQCGNNFHQIAQLQRTDSGGKTSIKKSYLQEHQRTHTAEKFCDYNKCNKEDFNCQLPLNVCQRTHMRGKPLSRKSTLILHKKVHTVDKCYECNEYVTTFSKKSGLRKYQSMHSEERSFECNECGKSFKLKSYLSKHQITHTGERPYKCEQCGKSFIRKSHFSEHQRIHTGEKPYECNECRKCFRCKSLLREHQRIHTGEKPYECNECKKCFRCKSLLREHQTTHTSERPYICEKCGKSFKLKSILRLHQRTHTGEKPYKCEECGKWFGSKSALRGHQRIHTGERPYKCDECGKCFKLKSYLGEHKKTHRGETPNECNVCRKSFRYKSILIKHQRTHTGERPYKCDECRKGFKYNSHLRLHKRIHMAERPYKCEECGKSFRWKSCLTLHQRTHTRQKPFECKECGRTLSCKSALTQHQRIHTGEKPYECNECGKAFRCKSDLRLHQITHTGEKPYECNQCGKAFYRNSYLKAHQRNHRERPYECDECGKVFSWKSDFREHQKTHAKQKPYEVSNVENISGVSEP